The following proteins come from a genomic window of Amaranthus tricolor cultivar Red isolate AtriRed21 chromosome 14, ASM2621246v1, whole genome shotgun sequence:
- the LOC130799294 gene encoding uncharacterized mitochondrial protein AtMg00810-like: MTKLSAEFAMKDLGSLSYFLGIAVTHNAQGLFLSQSKYAANILDRAGMTDCKSTPTPVATTSKLSASSTTPYANLLLLCIVLLQVLFSTSLLPGPTFLMLYNRFTYLHDPKVEHMAALHRILRYLKGALDHGLQLYRSSISSLLSYTDADWGGCPHTRQSTSGYCVFLGDNLISWSSKRQPILSKSSAEAEYRGDANVVSKTCWLCNLLLELHCPLMKATLVYCDNVSAIYLSDNPVHHQHTKHIEIDIHFVREKVKQGEVCVLHVPSQYQIADILIKGLPKILFDEFFASLSVRKPPDSTARV; encoded by the coding sequence ATGACTAAGTTGAGTGCTGAATTTGCCATGAAAGATCTTGGATCCTTGAGTTACTTCTTAGGGATTGCGGTAACACACAATGCTCAAGGTTTATTTCTTTCTCAGTCTAAATATGCTGCGAATATCTTGGACCGTGCTGGTATGACTGATTGCAAATCTACTCCTACTCCGGTTGCTACTACCAGCAAGCTTAGTGCCTCCTCCACCACTCCCTATGCAAATCTACTCCTACTCTGTATCGTGCTCTTACAGGTGCTCTTTAGTACCTCACTTTTACCAGGCCCAACATTTCTTATGTTGTACAACAGGTTTACCTATTTGCATGATCCAAAAGTTGAACATATGGCTGCCCTTCATCGCATTCTTCGGTACCTAAAAGGTGCTCTTGATCATGGTCTTCAGTTGTATAGATCTTCCATTTCCTCCTTACTCTCTTATAcagatgctgattggggtggttGTCCTCACACTCGTCAATCTACCTCTGGTTATTGTGTTTTTCTTGGAGACAATCTCATTTCTTGGTCCTCAAAACGGCAACCCATCTTGTCTAAGTCTAGTGCTGAAGCAGAGTATCGCGGTGATGCTAATGTTGTTTCTAAGACATGTTGGCTTTGTAATTTACTTCTTGAGTTGCATTGTCCTCTTATGAAGGCCACCTtggtttattgtgataatgtgAGTGCAATTTATCTTTCTGACAACCCTGTTCACCACCAACACACCAAACACATCGAGATAGATATTCATTTTGTTCGAGAAAAGGTGAAACAAGGTGAAGTTTGTGTTCTTCATGTTCCTTCCCAATATCAGATTGCCGATATTTTAATTAAGGGTCTTcctaagattttatttgatgaatTTTTTGCCAGTCTCAGCGTCCGTAAACCTCCCGATTCGACTGCAAGGGTGTGA
- the LOC130799168 gene encoding protein NRT1/ PTR FAMILY 7.3-like codes for MAIGGVTKKKKLSKQQDDVYTMDGTVNHRNHPASRQDTGKWFAGNIILVNQGFATLAFFGVGVNLVLFLTRVLEENNADAANTVSKWTGTVYIFSLVGAFLSDAYWGRFKTCAIFQLTFVIGLASLSLSTYLLLKPTGCGDRTTPCGKHSNTEIGLFYLSIYLVALGYGGYQPNIATFGADQFDEDYQRESHSKVAFFSYFYLAMNLGQLFSNTILGYFEDEGMWALGFWASAGCAFLALVLFLVRTPKYRYFKATGNPVSRVCQVVVAAIKKCRTELPEGERLYEAEVKECSNDGNRKLLHTEGFKFLDKAAYIKSGDFYNQEQGLHNPWCLCPITQVEEVKCILRLLPIWLCTIIYSVVFTQMASLFVEQGAAMKTTVANFRIPAASMSSFDILSVVAFIFIYRRVLDPIMSRMKMTESGGLPELHRMGIGLIIAVLAMVSAGIVECYRLKYAIKDCSHCKAPNPSSLSIFWQIPQYVFIGASEVFMYVGQLEFFNAQAPDGLKSFGSALCMTSISLGNYVSSLIVSIVMKISTEDHMPGWIPGNLNKGHLDRFYFLLAALTTVDFVVYILCARSYKGIKLEGKSDKDNQAEYEV; via the exons TGAATCAGGGATTCGCTACCTTGGCATTTTTTGGAGTTGGGGTGAACTTGGTACTGTTCTTGACAAGGGTGCTGGAGGAAAACAATGCGGATGCTGCAAACACCGTAAGCAAATGGACCGGAACCGTCTACATCTTCTCTCTTGTTGGTGCTTTCCTTAGTGATGCATACTGGGGAAGATTTAAAACATGTGCAATCTTTCAACTAACCTTTGTCATT GGTTTGGCTTCACTGTCTTTATCAACATATCTCTTGCTGAAACCAACAGGCTGTGGAGATAGAACAACTCCGTGTGGAAAACACTCAAACACGGAGATTGGGCTGTTTTACCTTTCTATCTACCTAGTCGCCTTAGGATATGGAGGGTATCAGCCAAACATAGCAACATTTGGTGCGGACCAGTTTGATGAAGACTATCAAAGGGAGTCGCATTCAAAGGTCGCCTTTTTCAGCTATTTCTACCTAGCAATGAATCTGGGCCAACTCTTCTCTAATACTATACTAGGATACTTTGAAGACGAGGGGATGTGGGCTCTAGGATTCTGGGCATCAGCTGGCTGCGCCTTTCTAGCACTTGTTTTGTTCCTTGTCAGAACACCAAAGTACCGATATTTCAAGGCAACAGGCAATCCAGTGTCAAGGGTATGCCAAGTAGTTGTCGCTGCGATCAAGAAATGCAGGACTGAATTGCCAGAAGGAGAGAGACTGTATGAAGCAGAAGTAAAAGAATGTTCCAACGATGGAAACAGAAAATTACTCCACACTGAAGGTTTCAA ATTCTTGGACAAAGCAGCCTACATCAAGTCTGGAGATTTCTACAACCAAGAGCAAGGCCTTCACAACCCGTGGTGTCTTTGCCCCATAACACAAGTTGAGGAAGTTAAGTGCATATTAAGGTTACTTCCAATATGGTTGTGCACCATCATCTACTCGGTAGTGTTtacccaaatggcatcactcTTCGTTGAACAAGGCGCTGCTATGAAAACTACTGTTGCAAACTTCAGAATCCCAGCTGCAAGCATGTCCAGCTTTGACATTCTAAGTGTTGTAGCTTTTATCTTCATCTATAGACGAGTTCTTGATCCAATTATGAGCAGGATGAAAATGACGGAGTCTGGAGGGCTCCCTGAGCTGCATAGAATGGGTATTGGCCTGATTATCGCAGTTTTAGCCATGGTCTCAGCTGGAATTGTGGAGTGCTACAGACTCAAGTATGCCATAAAGGATTGCTCACATTGCAAGGCACCAAATCCTAGCTCGCTAAGTATATTCTGGCAAATTCCTCAATATGTTTTCATTGGGGCATCAGAAGTGTTTATGTACGTGGGACAGTTGGAATTTTTCAACGCCCAAGCACCTGATGGACTAAAGAGTTTCGGAAGTGCTTTGTGTATGACATCAATCTCGCTAGGAAATTACGTAAGCAGCCTGATCGTCTCAATAGTAATGAAAATCTCAACAGAAGATCATATGCCAGGGTGGATACCGGGAAATCTTAACAAGGGTCACTTGGACAGGTTTTACTTCCTATTAGCAGCTCTCACAACAGTTGATTTTGTTGTCTATATATTATGTGCAAGATCATACAAGGGCATCAAGCTGGAAGGAAAATCTGACAAAGACAACCAAGCTGAGTATGAAGTCTGA
- the LOC130799169 gene encoding pyruvate kinase isozyme G, chloroplastic-like, translated as MASMNMNLSSQMSLLKADAYKLVSDRHLSNSNVVFLNGCSNIISSSNVKIRNRNSGKRCVLKDVFVVRSVKVTEPSPSLDSPNGSFSPGPFELQSSDYLVTRSKSTPNAWRKTKIVCTIGPSTSTREMIWKLAEEGMNVARLNMSHGDHASHLKTIEFVREYNAQFNDKVISIMLDTKGPEVRSGDVPRPILLKEGHEFNFTIQRGVSTHDTVSVNYDDFVNDVEVGDMLLVDGGMMSLVVKSKTKDTVKCEVIDGGELKSRRHLNVRGKSANLPSITDKDWEDIKFGVDNQVDFYAVSFVKDAKVVHELKNYLKSCNADIHVIVKIESADSIPNLHSIISASDGAMVARGDLGAELPIEDVPILQEEIIKRCHSMHKPVIVATNMLESMIDHPTPTRAEVSDIAIAVREGSDAIMLSGETAHGKYPLKAVKVMHSVALRTESSLKPTNDSPPVPSSVYKSHMGVMFAFHATTMANTLGTPVIVFTRSGSMAILLSHFRPSSTIFAFTNEQRVKQRLTLYHGVMPIYMDFSDDAEETFSRALHLLMSKALLKEGQHVTLVQSGAQPIWREESTHHIQVRKVKG; from the exons ATGGCGTCCATGAATATGAATCTTTCCTCGCAAATGTCGCTGTTGAAAGCTGATGCTTACAAACTCGTTTCTGATCGTCACCTTTCGAATTCTAATGTAGTTTTCCTCAATGGATGTAGTAACATTATCAGTTCTAGTAATGTTAAGATTAGAAATAGGAATAGTGGAAAACGATGCGTTTTAAAGGATGTTTTTGTTGTTCGGTCTGTTAAGGTTACTGAACCTTCTCCTAGCTTGGATTCACCTAATGGCTCCTTCTCTCCT GGTCCTTTCGAGCTTCAGTCAAGTGATTACCTTGTGACTCGATCAAAATCCACTCCAAATGCTTGGCGAAAAACAAAAATAGTTTGCACAATTGGTCCTTCTACTAGCACTCGCGAAATGATATGGAAACTAGCAGAAGAAGGAATGAATGTGGCACGATTAAATATGTCACATGGAGACCATGCATCTCATCTGAAAACCATTGAATTCGTCAGAGAATACAATGCTCAGTTTAATGACAAGGTTATCTCTATAATGTTGGATACCAAG GGTCCTGAAGTTCGAAGTGGAGACGTACCTAGACCAATCCTACTTAAAGAGGGACACGAGTTCAATTTTACCATCCAAAGAGGTGTAAGCACACATGATACCGTGAGTGTCAATTATGACGACTTTGTTAATGATGTGGAGGTTGGAGATATGCTTCTAGTTGATG GTGGAATGATGTCACTTGTTGTGAAATCAAAGACAAAAGACACTGTCAAATGCGAGGTAATTGATGGCGGTGAGCTTAAATCTAGGCGACATTTGAATGTGCGTGGCAAAAGTGCAAATCTCCCATCAATAACCG ACAAAGACTGGGAGGATATTAAGTTTGGAGTTGACAATCAAGTTGATTTCTATGCTGTTTCCTTTGTGAAAGATGCTAAAGTAGTTCATGAATTGAAAAATTACCTTAAAA GCTGCAATGCAGATATTCATGTTATAGTAAAAATCGAAAGTGCAGATTCCATTCCAAACCTTCATTCGATAATTTCGGCATCAGATGGG GCAATGGTTGCTCGTGGAGATCTTGGAGCTGAGCTTCCTATAGAGGATGTGCCTATATTGCAG GAGGAAATCATTAAGAGATGTCACAGCATGCATAAACCAGTTATTGTAGCGACTAATATGCTAGAGAGCATGATTGATCATCCCACACCTACGAGGGCAGAAGTTTCTGATATTGCAATCGCTGTTAGAGAAGGTTCTGATGCGATTATGCTTTCTGGAGAAACTGCTCATGGAAA GTACCCCTTGAAGGCTGTAAAGGTGATGCATAGTGTAGCTCTGAGGACTGAGTCGAGTTTAAAACCCACTAATGATAGTCCTCCTGTGCCATCGAGTGTGTACAAG AGTCATATGGGCGTGATGTTTGCTTTCCATGCAACTACAATGGCCAACACGCTTGGTACTCCAGTCATTGTATTCACAAGATCAGGATCCATGGCTATTCTTTTGAGCCATTTTCGACCGTCTTCAACAATCTTTGCCTTCACTAATGA GCAAAGGGTAAAGCAGAGGCTGACTTTATATCACGGTGTGATGCCCATATATATGGACTTTTCAGATGATGCTGAGGAAACATTTTCCCGAGCTTTGCATTTATTGATG AGCAAGGCACTATTAAAAGAGGGACAGCATGTTACACTGGTCCAGAGTGGAGCACAACCTATCTGGCGTGAAGAATCCACTCATCACATACAAGTCCGTAAAGTCAAAGGGTAA